CTTCCACTCTGCTATCAGCTTGTCTACCACATCTCCAGTCGGAAGGTTCTTGAAATTGTTGTCTGTGAGGCACATTATCTGGCAACCCTCTTGATGCCATCCTCCCCACAACACGATCCCGTTCACTGCTGGATGTGAGTAAGCCTCCCTCAAGATTTCCTCCAGGTAGTTTGCCTGTTACCACCCGAGTTTCAGTTCTTAATTTCATCATCAAGAAGATTGAGAAGaagaggtggagaggactcgTACCTGATTTGGATCCTTGGTAACATCAACTTCGGTGAGCCAAATGGGCACTTTGGCCCCGGCAAGAGTATCCAGAGCAGATCTCATGTATGGAATGTTTGGTTGACCGAAGTGGCCCTGCAGTCCTATTGCCATATTATCATTATTCCCTTGGTACGCCTTGACCTCTTGCAGCTTCTGAAGGTACTTGTCTGGCGTCGACGCCGGGTCTCCAGGCTGCTCCAGTGTATTGTAGTCATTCAGGAACATGAGTGTCGTGGAGTCCAGAGAGTGAGCCTTCTGGTAGAAGATGTTAGAGGCATCCTTCCCGAGCCTGTCCTCAAAGAAGGAGAAATGAAGGTTCTCATTGACAACATCCCATGCAATGACTTGGCCTCTGTATCTGGACATGACCGAATTGATTCGCCTATTACTTGCGTTCCAGAGCTGGTCGGAGTTGAGAGCCCGCACCCAGTCCATCTGGTATTTGGGGTCGTCCCAGAAAACATTGTGCCCTCTGATGGCGATGTTGTGCTGCTTCGCAAAGGCGACCATGGCATCCGGAACGGAGTAGTCCTCCTGGCCTGGGGAGCGCTCGGTGGAGTACCACTTCATCTCGTTCTCGAAGACGGTCACGGTGAAGCGGGGGGCGAACCAGTTCTGGTATTGGGTGTTTTGGACGATACTAGCGGGAATGGCGCAACCGAATGGGAATCCTGGCCTTTTCTGCGCGAGCGAGACTGTTGCACCAGCGAGAGTGTTGCCTTGGGCATCCACAGCCCGGAACCTCACCGTCTTCTTGCGAGCCTGCATGGATTGCTTTTGCTACCTTGAGTTCGAAGTATTTTAAGAAGGATTAAACCTAGAGCATGCTTGGTTGGTGGATGGTTACTATATATGCTGGGTTCTGGATGATGGTTTGGATGTTATATACCTTCTCGATGCTCTTGGTCTGATGAGCTCTCCATTCTTCTTTGGAGAATGGTTGCAATGACACACTGTCCACCCATATCTCCACACTCGTGTTTTCACTCTGCAGCAGTGAACAATTTGCACTTTGAGAATGTTTCatagatcaaatattttttttcctccctATTTACGCAGACGTTGCATGGGCTTtattgtgtgcgtgtgtgtgtaatTCTAACTAATTTCCTTCAAGATTGTGCAACTTGTGTTAATTTGTTGCAGTCTTTCTTTGATTATATTGACCTTTAACCTTGCATTCTCATGATTCGAGAAGGAATCATACCAACAGATAATCTTTAACCAACTAAAAGCTTACCTCGAAATAAAGTTCGGCAGGTCCGGAGGCATTCACAGTAAGGCCTCCCTTGAGCATGGCCCAACATCCAGACTTGGCATGGACTGCACCGGCATGGACGAAGTCATCACGAGTCTTGAAAACCACTCTAACTGCTGCATTTCCTTCATTAACTTGCACCCAAGCTGGAAAAACAGGAAGAATGCTTGTTACAGCCTAAACACTGTCCACAGTGAATTGTGCTTAATTAGCCTGAGTGATAAAAAGATCTTTCAATTGCAAGACAGTACCAGAGAAAGTGTAGAGCTTCTCTTTCTGCAGGTAGACTTTCTTAGAGATGCTTTGATATGGTTGGTTTCTTTTGTAAGCAACCAAGAATTGGTTGCCTGACTCTGATGTCCTCTTTTCTATCTTCGCATAGCCGAATGGAGACCATCCTTTTGGCCTGTTATTAAATTCTGGATTTCCTATGAGCCCACCTCCATACTGAGCTCTTGGAGGCTCAGCTAAGCACTGCAaagcaaacaaaaaattattttaacccaAATGATACCATACCCTCATGATTATGAGTTGGATCAAAACTTTGAGCCATACCCGACACATTTATAATTTCAGGTAATTTGACCCGTACCGAATTCTAACCCAAAAAAACATTTGATCACCAAATAGGATAGGGACAGGCTGGGTTTTTCAGTCGTGTCAATTTTTGCCACCCTACTCTCTTAATGGTCAAATTTTAAGCAACTGGATATGGGAACTTTAAACATAAAAGGTAGTCTATTAGCCTAAATCAAACTTCATGTAAGCTAGTGTTGTTCCCTGAATGTAGTGCTTTgtaaaccaaaccaaaccaacaatcaaatatcaaatcaGAAAAGACTTttcgtttttcttttgtttttttataTATGCATATAAGTTTACTTGATGGTGCTGAAAATTAGATGGTGTCCACGAGTTGGCGATCCAGTTGTACACTCCCTCCCAAAAGGGTTGAACTGTACATTTATATCTGGCTTTTGCCAATTTTTCTCGAAGATAATCGAATCTTGGTTTGATAATTAATACTTTGGGGATTGAAGTGtacatttatatctgattttggaCAATTTTTCTCAGAGATGAATCGAATCATGGCTAGATCATCATCATTGACAGGTGTTCCACGTGTTATGTTAATGTCTAGTATTTCATTATAAAAATGTCAAAATTTTACCATCTTAatgaaaattttcaaagtctataAGATTGTATAATTAACATAAAAGATCTTGGTAATGGACAGAAATATATTTGAGTGCGTCTTAAACGCCAATATTTAGGAAATGTCTTAAAAGTAAATTTTAGATATAGGTAAGACAATCCTGTATCAAGTCTTCCTAACTTTGATGTTGGTAAATTTTTCCTCATCATCATTAGGAAATGTCTTAAAAAGGTTAATTTTATACATAGCTTAGCCCATCTTGTATCAAGTCTTGCCACCCTTGGCGTTGGCAGATTTTGgatagatagatatttgagtcAGTCTTAAATACCAATATTTAGGAAATGTCttaaaagttaattttaaatATAGGCAAGATGATCTCGTATCAAGTCTTCCCATCTTTGGCAttggtaaatttttcatcatcatcaTGTGAGGAAATGTCTTAAAAGTTAATTTTACATATAGGTAAGACAATTTTGTATCAAGTCTTCCCATCTTTGGCAttggtaaatttttcatcatcatcattaagaAATGTCttaaaagttaattttaaatATAGCTATGACAATCTATCAATTCTCGCCATCTTTAGCGTTGGCAAATTTTGGacagatagatatttgagttaGTCTTAAATGCCAATAtattaaaagttaattttaagTGTGGTAACACAATCTTGTTTCAAGTCTTCTCAACTTTGGCATTGGTAAAtatttcatcatcatcatcaggaAATGTCTTAAAAGTCAATTTTAAATATAGCTAAGACAATCTTGTATCAAGTCTTCCCTTTGGCGTTGGTAAATTTTGACACAAAGGTATTTGATTTGGCATCTTTGGCCTTGGTAAATTTTGGACAGAAAGATATTTGAGTCAGTCTTAAACGCCAATATTCAGGAAATGTCttaaaagttaattttaaatATAGGTAAGACAATCTTGTATCAAGTCTTCTCATCTTTGGCATtggtaaaatttttcatcatcatctTCAGGAAATGTCTGAAAAGTTAATTTTAAATATAGCTAAGGCAATCTTGCATCAAGTCTTCCCTTCTTTGGCGGTTGGTAAATTTTGACAGAGATATTTGTGTCACTCATAAACGCCAATATTTAGGAAGTCTCTTAAAAGTTAATTTCAAATAAAGTTAGACAAAATCTTGTATCAAGTCTTCCCATCTTTGGCgttgataaattttaaatctttcccaTTTAATATTAATAATCAAGTAGAAAGACTAACGAAACTACTAATTATTTGAATGACAAGAATGTTTTTTTCCATTTATAAAACAATTAGATTAGGTGCTAATTGTTTTCCTAGAAGGACAAACATATCAAAAACCCTTGCCAATATGAGCATAGCCGTCGTTAGAATTAGGATCTCTCTTTGCTTGACCAAAAAAGAATGCATCTAGGTCCTAactatgtcaaaaaaaaaaaaagtattgatAATTGAGAACCCAAAAATATTTGAGCATGTACAATTGGTAATTTAGTTAAAGATAACAAAttattttctaccaaaaaaaaaagataacaaattattctaaaaaattatgaaaataaaaaaaaaattatagactcACCTCCGTGCTTGCCGAATAATCATAAGACAGTGAATTTGCTGAAAACCCTGAAGCCACAAAAACCAAGGGGACGCGTCAAGTAACTGAGataaatccaaaaaataataataacctgAGACATTTAgtatcaactttttttttttctttgaagaaAGTTCGCAAATCAATTTTTCAAAGAATACAGTCTTTGACATCGTGTAAATTATGATTTTGATCATATATTTAAGTTGATCTTTTGATGTTGTTGTTAGTAAAATGATGCACTATTCCATCACTACAATTCATCAAGAGCATGAGATGAGGTGCAAAAATCTTAAACGAAATAGACCCACTACTTTTTCAATTTGTATGGGTGCATTTAGGGAGTATTTGGTTGGAGAAAATAGGAGTCTGAAATCGGAATCAAAATGGATAActtccattccaaccatttgattgGAAAGAATCTTATTTCTATTTCGATTTCAGAACGGAATGAGAATGATCCAATCTAcctaaaactcaatccctactttttcttaaggattcaaattttcattcccactttgatttcgatcacgaaccaaatacttCGAAAGATTTGACCATTTCGAATCCAATTCCGATTGTGCCactcaaatcattattttttaatctcaAAAATAAGTCATCCAGATAGATTTATTTGAGAATCAGAATTACCAGAATcaaaatcggaatcagaatggattGAATAGGAATCGAAGTGATCAAATCTCTTGAATATTTGGTTCATGACTGGAATTTGAATCAAAATCATAATCAGAATAGAAATTTGAATACATAGGAGAGAGTG
This genomic window from Elaeis guineensis isolate ETL-2024a chromosome 13, EG11, whole genome shotgun sequence contains:
- the LOC105060719 gene encoding LOW QUALITY PROTEIN: endo-1,4-beta-xylanase 5-like (The sequence of the model RefSeq protein was modified relative to this genomic sequence to represent the inferred CDS: substituted 1 base at 1 genomic stop codon), which gives rise to MKDEGYSGEIGLLTXRVPLVFVASGFSANSLSYDYSASTECLAEPPRAQYGGGLIGNPEFNNRPKGWSPFGYAKIEKRTSESGNQFLVAYKRNQPYQSISKKVYLQKEKLYTFSAWVQVNEGNAAVRVVFKTRDDFVHAGAVHAKSGCWAMLKGGLTVNASGPAELYFESENTSVEIWVDSVSLQPFSKEEWRAHQTKSIEKARKKTVRFRAVDAQGNTLAGATVSLAQKRPGFPFGCAIPASIVQNTQYQNWFAPRFTVTVFENEMKWYSTERSPGQEDYSVPDAMVAFAKQHNIAIRGHNVFWDDPKYQMDWVRALNSDQLWNASNRRINSVMSRYRGQVIAWDVVNENLHFSFFEDRLGKDASNIFYQKAHSLDSTTLMFLNDYNTLEQPGDPASTPDKYLQKLQEVKAYQGNNDNMAIGLQGHFGQPNIPYMRSALDTLAGAKVPIWLTEVDVTKDPNQANYLEEILREAYSHPAVNGIVLWGGWHQEGCQIMCLTDNNFKNLPTGDVVDKLIAEWKSGSVVGKTDADGFFEAQLFHGEYEMSISDPTANSSSVQGLKVESGSPHEAIIRVQV